The following nucleotide sequence is from Fructobacillus americanaquae.
TTCAAAAGTTGCCCGTTCAATTGGTAATATCTATGTTCAAATTTTCCGGAATATTCCCCTGTTGATTATCACGCTCTTCTTTTACTTAGCGGTAGCCAAGGTGATCAAGATGACAGGTTTTACGGCTGGAACAATTGCTTTGACACTGTATACTTCAGCCTTCATTGCTGAATCTGTTCGAGCAGGCATTCTTTCTATTGAAGCCGGTCAAATGGAAGGCGCACGAGCAAATGGGTTAACGTTTGGTCAGGCCATGCGAGTGATTATCTTGCCTCAGGCCTTTAAGGTGGCGATTCCTTCATTGGGCAATCAGTTTATTAACCTGGTTAAGAACTCATCGATTCTGGCCTTTGTTGGTGGTTTGGACTTGATGTATCAAGGAAACATCGTGGCAGCAAACTCCTTTGACACTTTTACGACTTACATTATCATTGGACTCTTCTACTTGTTGATTACCTTGCCATTAAGTTACTACATCCAACACCTTGAACATAAATTGAAGAAGAACGCATAAGGAGGCCGCAGAATGTCAGGATTTTTTAGTGCCTTTACAGAGGCAAACCTCGGCTACTTGATGGGCGGTCTAGGAATTACCGTTGGGGTTTCAATCATCTCGGTTATTTTGAGTCTGATTTTTGGTTCCATTATTGGAATTGTTTTCTTTGAAAAGATTCCTTACTTCTCAAGCTTCGTTGGAACAATCAATAATATCGTCCGTAACTTGCCGTTGCTGTTAATCATTTTCTTTACCTACTTTGCCTTGCCACAGTTAGGTCTGCACTTGCCAATTTTTTGGGCAACGGTTGTGGCTATGACTGTTTTCCAGTCAGCCATGCTAGCTGAGATTGTCCGCGGCGGATTGGAAGCTGTTGATATCGGCCAATTTGAGGGGGCACGTGCCAATGGTTTGTCTAACATGCAGACGATGTGGCACATTGTTTTGCCACAAGCCTACAAGAAAATGATTCCACCGATTATTTCGCAACTGATTTCCTTAGTGAAGGATACGAGTTTGGCGTCTGGAATTGTTCTTGCGGAATTGACTTATCGTGGTCAAATTATCTATGCACAAAACACGAATTTCATCGTGCCTGTCTTGGTTGTGATGACCTTGGTTTATTTTTTGTTAAACTACGGTCTGTCATTGATTGCCAAGTGGTTTGATCATAAGTTGGCATAACTGTTTACTTAATACAAATATAGATGAAGAAAAACCGTTCATTTTGCTGAATGGTTTTTTTCTTTCGAACAAATTAGGAATCATTAGTTCGGCTATTTGGCAATAAGCTAATAGAAGTTGGTGACTTTCAAGATTTTTAGTCAAAATGCCTAACGTAGAGGGGCTATAAATGGTAAAATGTACGTATTAATCTTAACGCCTTTTCCTGCAGTTAGGAAAGGGCGACTTTTTTGTCGAGGAGAAAAGCGATGTCAATGATTGAATTCAAAGATGTACAAAAGTACTATGGGGATTTTCATGCCTTACATGATGTGAACTTGAAAATTGACGCGGGTGAAACGGTAGTCCTGATTGGCCCATCTGGTTCCGGAAAGTCAACTTTGATTCGCACAATCAACGGTTTGGAAGAAATCGAAGAGGGACAATTGTTGGTTGATGGTTTTGACCTGCATGATCCCAAGACAGATATTAATAAGATTCGTAAGAACGTTGGGATGGTTTTCCAGCACTTTAACCTTTACAATAATCAGACGGTTTTGGAAAATATTATGCTGGCACCGCGCTTGGTTTTGCATCGCGATGAGGCTGAAAATAAGCGAATTGCCATGGAATTGTTGGAACAGGTTGGTTTAGCCGATAAGGCCAATAGCATGCCGGCTGCGTTATCAGGCGGACAGAAGCAACGAGTGGCCATTGCCCGTTCACTAGCAATGAAGCCAAAGGCCTTACTGTTTGATGAGCCAACTTCTGCTTTGGACCCCGAAATGATTGGGGGTGTACTTGATGTTATGCGCGATATTGCGCGTGATTCGGAGATGACCTTGCTGGTGGTGACTCATGAAATGAATTTTGCCAAGGCGGTTGCTGATCGGGTAATCTTTATGGCTGATGGCCGAATCTTAGAAGATAGTTCAACCGAAGCATTCTTTGAGAACCCGACAGAACCACGGGCCAAGAAGTTCTTGAACCAGGTAGAACATCACTAAAATGGAAGGAAGGGTCTGGCTAAATTGACGTTAGTTAGACAAAGCGTATGGAAAAGATTAGACGACGCCGTTTTGGAATCATTGCCTCGCTGGTTTTGGCTACCCTGATTTTGCTGGGAGCCTTTTGGGCCAGCGTGACGATTGAGAAAAACAAAGCGCACCAAGATACCTTGGCCCGGGTTGAAAAGAAGGGGCAAATAACATGGGGTGTCAAAGCCGATACGAAACTCTTTGGCTTGATGGATACTAAGACTGCCCAACCAGCTGGTTTTGAAATTGACTTGGCCAAGGCGATGACCGCCCAAATTGCTAAACAAACAAATACGAAACTTTCAGCAGCTTTTGTGCCGGTTACTTCTGCTTCACGAATTCAATTGCTGAAAAATACGAATATCGATGGACTGATTTCCACGTTGACGATTACACCGGAAAGAGCAAAAATTGTAGACTTTACGAAAGTCTACTTTAACGCCGGTCAATCATTACTGGTTAAAAAAGACTCAGGTATTCAATCTGTTAAGGATATGAACGATCCGAAGTACACCGTTTTAGTTGTCGTCGGAACGACTGCCGCCCAAGAGACGAAAAAGTACGCTCCAAAGGCTAAAATTATTGCCTTGCAGGATTATGCTTCTGCCATGCAGGCCTTGAAATCGGGTCAGGGACAGGCACTTTCAACGGATAATGCCATCCTTTATGGCCTAGCGACCGAAAATCCAGACTACCACCTTGTTGGTGGAATCTTTACGCAGGCACCATATGGAATGGCCTTTGATCATAACCAAAAACCAATGACAAAGCAGGCTAACCGAGCGTTAAAGGTCTTGCAGGAAAATGGTACCTACAACCGTTTGGTTGAAAAGTGGTTCCGTAATGTTCCTGGCTTGGATTGGCATGATTTGGAGGTAAACAAATGAGCCTTTTAAATCAATATTTTTCAGTTTTTGTCCAAGGATTTGGCCACACACTGTTGGCCAGTATCATTGCCTTAATCGGTTCGCTCATTTTGGGAACCCTCTTTGCCATTATGCAGGTCTCCTCTTCGAAGATTAACCGCGCCATTGGGAATATCTATGTTCAAGTTTTCCGGAATATTCCGCTCTTGATTGTTACGCTTTTCTTGTACTTGGCGGTCGCAAAGGTCATTAAGATGACGGGTTTTGTCGCTGGAACGGTCGGGTTGACGCTGTACACATCCGCTTTTATTGCCGAATCGGTTCGTGCCGGCATTCTGTCCATTGAAGCCGGCCAAATGGAAGGAGCTCGCGCTAACGGGTTGACCTTTAACCAAGCTATGCGGGTGATCATTTTACCCCAGGCCTTTAAGGTGGCGATTCCTTCATTGGGAAATCAGTTGATCAACCTGGTCAAAAATTCTTCCATTTTAGCCTTTGTTGGTGGTTTGGACTTAATGTACCAGGGGAATTTGGTAGCGGCAGCGTCCTTTGATACCTTTATGACCTATATCATTATTGGTGTTTTCTATTTGATGATTACGATGCCTTTGAGTTACTACGTCCAGCACTTGGAAACCAAGTTGAAGAAGAATGCTTAAGGAGGAAAAGTCCATGTCTGAATTTTTTAACGCTTTTACCTCAGCGAACATGGGCTATCTGCTCGGTGGCCTAGCTATTACTGTTGGCGTTTCAGCTCTTTCGGTTGTCTTGAGTCTTCTGTTTGGTTCCATTGTGGGGATTATTCAATTTGAAAAGATTCCATTTTTTTCATCCTTTGTTGGCACGTTGAACAACATTGTCCGCAACTTACCACTGCTGTTAATTATCTTTTTTACTTACTTTGCCTTGCCGCAATTAGGCCTGCACTTGCCAATTTTTTGGGCGACTGTGGCAGCGATGACGTTCTTTGAGTCGGCCATGTTGGCTGAAATTGTGCGTGGTGGCCTGGAAGCAGTTGATCGAGGGCAATTTGAGGGGGCTCGAGCAAACGGCTTGTCCAACATGCAGACGCTGGGACATGTTGTTTTGCCGCAGGCCTATAAGAAGATGATTCCACCAATTATTTCGCAGCTGATTTCCTTAGTGAAGGATACGAGTTTGGCATCTGGAATTGTCCTGGCTGAAATGACGTACCGGGGCCAGATCGTTTATGCTCAGAATACGAACTACATTATTCCTGTTCTTGTGGTCTTGACGGTGGTATACTTTTTGCTAAACTATGGTTTGTCATTAATCGCTAAGTACTTTGACAAAAAATTAGCTTAAAACACGACAAGAGGACAATTCTGTATGTTTGATCCAAATAAAAAATCAAAAATTATTGCGATTGTGGCCTCGGCTTTTTTTGCTATGTTGATCACCTTTTCTGTGGTTAATCATATTAAGTCGCCGGCCGTCTTTGCATCGGATGTGAGCTTGGCTGTCCAGAAAAGTATCGCGGGGGACCAGCGAGGCCTAAACAATATGGTTGATGAAGTATGGGCGCAAGCTGCTCGTGATAACTTCGATAATGACTAAAAGCGCTGGTTGTTAGTATCCAAAAAAGACAGCACCTAATCCATGTGCTACTATCTGATTTGAAAGGTAGTGCTAATCATGATGCCGGTGATGTCTTTTATTTTTGACTAGGATTGTAGTAGTTGTTAATTAGCTATTTTTTGTGTTGACAAGCAGGTGAGCTTGTTTAGCAATTCAGCCTGCATGGAAGTCCGAAGATACCCAGCCAAGCCTTATGATGTTGATATTTTTGCAATGAATTTAATATAGTTCTTTACTGGTTGGGACTTGATTGGTACCAGTCAATGCTGCTAGATGACCACTGAATTAGCGTTTGTTGAAATAAAAGTAAAATAGTGGTAAAAATGAACTAATGAAAAGCATGATTTTTCCTTGTATATTCCTGCTAAGCGAGTTAAACTCTCCTTTGATTGGTAGAAAAAAAGTTGCGCGACAAAAGTGCTCTTGATGTTGGAAAAACGATTTGAAAACCAAGAAAATAGATTGAAAAATACTTTTATCTAAATTAGATTAGTTCTTTGAGGCACTCAACAGTCATGAAGAAAGTGACCATCAATAGCTGATTTTATAGGAGAGAAGAAATGACTGATTCAGCAAAGAAGCGGTTAAAGTATGGTGGTTTCTTAATCGCCTTAGGCATTGTCTACGGTGATATTGGAACGTCCCCACTATATACCATGAATGCGATTATTGCCGGTAATGCACATACCGATAATATGAAGGACTTGGTAATTGGGTCAATTTCCCTTGTTTTTTGGACTTTGATGTTAATTACGACGATTAAGTATGTCTTAATTGCCTTGCAGGCCGATAACCACGGTGAAGGTGGTATCTTCTCCCTGTATAGTAAAGTCCGCAATCGAAACATGAAGTGGCTCATCATCCCGGCAATGGTCGGTGGGGCGGCTCTTTTGGCCGATGGCGCTTTGACACCAGCGGTGACGGTTACGTCTGCTGTGGAAGGGTTAGAGGGGCAAAAGTTTGGTTCCTTGATCTTTCCAACGGGAATTGATTTCGTTGTGCCGGTGGTGTTGACGATTTTGTTGGTCGTCTTTACCCTCCAACGCAAGGGAACAATCAAGATTGGTCGAATGTTTGGTCCAATGATGCTAATTTGGTTTACCTTTATTGGTTTCTTTGGCCTGTTACAAGTCTTTCAATATCCAGAAATTTTAAAGGCTCTTTCGCCTGTTTATGCTGTACAGACGCTGTTTAGTCCAGATAACCGTCTAGGTATTTTTATTTTAGGAAATATCTTCTTGGCGACGACTGGTGCTGAAGCGCTGTATTCAGATATGGGACATGTAGGGAAGCGCAATATTTATTTAAGTTGGCCATTTGTTTATGTCACACTGGTTTTGAATTATATGGGGCAAGGTGCATGGGTGATTATGCACAATGCAAGTGGTTCAAACTTGAACCTTTTCTTTGATATTCTACCGAACCAGTGGCGGTTGGTCGGCGTTGTCTTGAGTACGCTTGCAGCCGTCATTGCTTCGCAGGCTTTGATTACAGGGGCCTTTACTTTGGTATCGGAGGCCATTTCGCTGAAAATTATGCCCCGGTTGCGGATTACTTATCCAAACGACTTCCGCGGTCAAATGTATATCTCAATTGTCAACTGGATGC
It contains:
- a CDS encoding amino acid ABC transporter permease, which produces MSLFEQNFSVFLQGFGYTLLASIFALVGSLILGTIFAIMQVMNSKVARSIGNIYVQIFRNIPLLIITLFFYLAVAKVIKMTGFTAGTIALTLYTSAFIAESVRAGILSIEAGQMEGARANGLTFGQAMRVIILPQAFKVAIPSLGNQFINLVKNSSILAFVGGLDLMYQGNIVAANSFDTFTTYIIIGLFYLLITLPLSYYIQHLEHKLKKNA
- a CDS encoding amino acid ABC transporter permease, encoding MSGFFSAFTEANLGYLMGGLGITVGVSIISVILSLIFGSIIGIVFFEKIPYFSSFVGTINNIVRNLPLLLIIFFTYFALPQLGLHLPIFWATVVAMTVFQSAMLAEIVRGGLEAVDIGQFEGARANGLSNMQTMWHIVLPQAYKKMIPPIISQLISLVKDTSLASGIVLAELTYRGQIIYAQNTNFIVPVLVVMTLVYFLLNYGLSLIAKWFDHKLA
- a CDS encoding amino acid ABC transporter ATP-binding protein, coding for MSMIEFKDVQKYYGDFHALHDVNLKIDAGETVVLIGPSGSGKSTLIRTINGLEEIEEGQLLVDGFDLHDPKTDINKIRKNVGMVFQHFNLYNNQTVLENIMLAPRLVLHRDEAENKRIAMELLEQVGLADKANSMPAALSGGQKQRVAIARSLAMKPKALLFDEPTSALDPEMIGGVLDVMRDIARDSEMTLLVVTHEMNFAKAVADRVIFMADGRILEDSSTEAFFENPTEPRAKKFLNQVEHH
- a CDS encoding transporter substrate-binding domain-containing protein — encoded protein: MEKIRRRRFGIIASLVLATLILLGAFWASVTIEKNKAHQDTLARVEKKGQITWGVKADTKLFGLMDTKTAQPAGFEIDLAKAMTAQIAKQTNTKLSAAFVPVTSASRIQLLKNTNIDGLISTLTITPERAKIVDFTKVYFNAGQSLLVKKDSGIQSVKDMNDPKYTVLVVVGTTAAQETKKYAPKAKIIALQDYASAMQALKSGQGQALSTDNAILYGLATENPDYHLVGGIFTQAPYGMAFDHNQKPMTKQANRALKVLQENGTYNRLVEKWFRNVPGLDWHDLEVNK
- a CDS encoding amino acid ABC transporter permease — its product is MSLLNQYFSVFVQGFGHTLLASIIALIGSLILGTLFAIMQVSSSKINRAIGNIYVQVFRNIPLLIVTLFLYLAVAKVIKMTGFVAGTVGLTLYTSAFIAESVRAGILSIEAGQMEGARANGLTFNQAMRVIILPQAFKVAIPSLGNQLINLVKNSSILAFVGGLDLMYQGNLVAAASFDTFMTYIIIGVFYLMITMPLSYYVQHLETKLKKNA
- a CDS encoding amino acid ABC transporter permease; amino-acid sequence: MSEFFNAFTSANMGYLLGGLAITVGVSALSVVLSLLFGSIVGIIQFEKIPFFSSFVGTLNNIVRNLPLLLIIFFTYFALPQLGLHLPIFWATVAAMTFFESAMLAEIVRGGLEAVDRGQFEGARANGLSNMQTLGHVVLPQAYKKMIPPIISQLISLVKDTSLASGIVLAEMTYRGQIVYAQNTNYIIPVLVVLTVVYFLLNYGLSLIAKYFDKKLA